The DNA sequence ACTTATGGGTGTGCAGGTCTATTGGCTGAAGGAGCAATACCAACAGCAGCAACACGCGCTGTATCGGGATGCCCAAAAAGGGATCGGTGCCCTTAATCAGGAGTTGAATCGTCGCAACTCTTTTGTTTCCCAACTTCAAGACCAAAATACCTACGATTTTCAGACCTGGAGTGCCGATTCTTCCCGCCTTTTTATTTTTGCGAGCAACGTTTCGGATCAGCTTCCTCATCCAGATACCACATTGCAATTAAAGCGCAAGAAAGAGGCGCAAGCATTGGCCGATCAGGTGTTGCAAAGCACTTCTACTGCTCCGGGGATATTTGAAACGATCCTCCTTCGTTCGGTGCAGCAGTGCTCCACGTGCGAGCCAGATCAATCCTTGGGAGACCGCTATCCAATCGACCAGTTATTGGCGGAGAAACTGAAGGAAGAGGGAGTTCATTTACCTTTTGTTGCGGGCTTATACCAGCAAGGTACGAGCGTGTGGAAACACCTGTATCCGACGAGTTCAGCAGTGGATACGATGCGCCTGGCGGCGTCTCCTCTGAACCTGCTATTGATGGGGCAGGAAGAGGCCTTGTACGTGTATTTTCCTGGGCAGCGCGTGTGGATTTTTAAGCAACTTTGGCTTCAGCTCCTGGTCTCGGTGTTATTGGTGATGATCATCTTTGGGAGTTTCTACTATGCCTGGCGCATCATTAATCGGCAGAAGAAATTGTCGGAAATGAAGAATGATTTCATCAATAATATGACGCATGAGTTCAAGACGCCCATCGCTACCATTGCCTTCGCAGTAGCCAATATCAACAATGAGCAGATCATAGCCGATCCCGATTTAGTCCGGCAGTTTACCGGGATCATCAAAAATGAAAACCAACGGCTGAACAGTCAGGTAGAGAAGGTAATGAATGCTGCTCTGACGGATGAAAAAGCCCTGGCACTGAATTGGGAGGCGACTGCTCTGTATCCGTTGTTCAGCACTCTGGCCGCAGCGGCCAAGCTCCGGATTGAGGAGAATGGCGGGCATTTGCAGCTGGAGATCAATGATATTAAAGGCGTAACCTGGTTGACCGACCCCTTCCATTTAGCCAATGTAATAAACAACCTTCTTGATAACGCCATAAAATACGCTGGGGCAGCGCCACCAAATGTTTTACTAAAGGCCACCTGCCAGCAGGAGGAGTTGCACATTGCCATCAAGGATAGCGGCATCGGCATCAGCAAAGAAGATTTACCCATGGTATTCGATAAATTCTACCGGGCACCTACCGGAGATTTGCATAACGTCAAAGGCTTCGGCTTGGGGCTGAGCTACGTAGAGGAAATTATTCGTCGCTTGGGTGGATCAGTAAACGTCAAAAGCGTACTCGGTAAAGGAAGTGTTTTCTCGGTTGTCGTACCCCAAAAACAAGCATAGACCATGATTAAAGCCCGTATTTTAGTCGCCGAAGATGATCCCAATTTTGGTCTGGTAATGAAGAGCTATCTGAGCTTGCAACAATACGATGTTACGCTTTGCGAAGACGGGAATAAGGCCCTGAGTGTTCTACAGCATCAGGATTTTGATCTTTGTATCCTCGATGTGATGATGCCTTTTTGTGATGGCTTCACCGTCGCTCAGCGTATTCAAAAAAGCGGGCGAAAGATGCCGGTTGTTTTCCTGACGGCCAAAGCATTGAAGGAAGATCAGATCAAAGGCTATCGACTCGGAGCTATCGATTATTTGATCAAACCTTTTGATCCCGATATTCTGCTGCTAAAAGTTCAAGCCATCTTGCGCCTCCCTGGTGGTGAGGAAGATCCTACTATCCAGTACCGTATAGGCCCTTTTGTTTTTAACCCCCATCTACGCCAGCTCCGGAATGACGAGACACAGTGGAAGCTCAGCCCCAAAGAAAATAGTTTATTAGAGCTGCTTTGTCAAAAAAAAGGAACAGTACTCCTCCGTGAAGAAGCTTTACTCAAAATATGGGGGGAAGAGAGTTTCTTTACGGGGCAAAGTATGAATGTATACATCACCAAATTGCGCAATTATTTTCGGACCGCCAGCGAGCATCCGGTGAGCATTGAAAATCTTCACAGCAAAGGCTTTATGCTCACCCCCGCTGCGGAAGCAGAAGAAGGATAGCGGCGATGCGCAAGTGCTTTAATGACGGCTTTTTTTAAATCCATTGAATAGAAAACGGACATCACCAAAACTAATGGTTCTTGACACTATCTCCTAGCAGAAAATGGTAGGATTCACGAGCATTTGAATAAATTACTGTTTCCTTACAGTAAGGTATTCCAGGCAAGCAAATTGTGTTTTTGTAAAACAAGTGCCTATTTTTGAGCTGAAATTGATGGACCTTACTTGTTTCTAAACACTTGTCAGGACTAACGCTTTCATTTATCTCTCAACTCAAAGAAAGCTCTCTGTGATGAATAAAATATTACCGACTTTTTGCGTGCTCTTCCTACTGATTGCATTTATTCCCCAATTAGTAGCACAAAACCTCACCATTCCAGGCATTTCCGAGATCACCAGTGGCAATGTTGGCTATATCCAAAAAGAGAACAAAACCGAAGCTTATTACTTCTTGTCTATAACCGGAGAGCGTACCAGCAAGGACGATGAGCTGATGGATCACTTGCTCACTATTGTAGATGTAAATCTTCACCCCATATTGCATTACTCCATTCGCCTTGGTGAGAAATCTTTCATCAAAGGTATTGCCCAACAGGATGACCATTTCGGAATCGTTTTTGCCGACGAAGAGGAAGAGCGACAATGGCTGGAAATCCTTGATAGAGCAGGCAATAAGCTAAGATCTACTGAACTGGTCTTTCCAAACTATAACGAAAATAAAATACCCGAGGATCATCATCTTACCGAACAAGCACCAATTGCGGGAGTTATGGGTGGGTTCATCGTTCATCAGCATACGGCACCCAACTTCCGAATCAAAGGCTGGCGCGAACATCAGGTGCTTTTCTTCTCACTGGAAGATCCCGCCAAGGATTGGGCCAGTAGCAAAACCCAGTTAGAGGACCGCGATTATTGGGGAGGCCATTTATGGTCCAACGATACCTTGGTGTTGAGTAATCAAATAGGTCAAGGATTCAATAGGATAGGGAATTACACAGTAATACAATCGCAAGTACTCGCGCATGATTTGCGAACAGGTGAGCTACTATTCACCTATAACATACGGAGTGCAAACGAAGCCCCTCGTTTGGCCTGGGCTACCGATGATGGTTTTGCAGTGGTAGGTCTAGTCTATGGTGGGGAGAACAAAGCACAGTTGGTCTCGAACAGCTACAGCGTATACGAAGCTCGTTTCAACACCACAGGCCGTCATTTGAAGACTTATACGATGGACTACTATCGAGATCTACCAGCACTGATTGGTAAAGAGATTCAGGACGAAAAAGCAGGTATAGAGGGAATTGGCTATTTGTACTTTCACCAAATTAATCGCTTGCCCAATGGTCAGCTCATTTTGAACTTGGAGAGCTTTGATCTCGAGTTCAGAGGCCATATCAATGATGGCTTGGTTTGCATTATGGAGAGCGATTTAACCCTCAAGTCTGTCGAACGGATTCCCAAAAAGCCCCACGGTGTTTTTTACAATATAAATGCGCGGAAGATAGAGTATAGAATGACGACTCATCCAACTTCTTGGGAGAAACCGTATGCTATTGACCATGGACATGGTAATTATCTAGTTCCTTCAAAAGTCAAAAAGATTAATGAACCTTTTGAACCGGTACCAAGGCTATCAAATAAATATTTCGATTTCATTTTTCAAACCATTGATGACACAGGAGTCGTCACCTTTTCCTACTTCGATCAGGAAAAAACAGATGAGTCGAAAACCAATATTCGATTAGTTTCTTTAGCGAACGAAGAATTCTCCGAGCAGGAAATCGCCCTCCCTCACGGCGAGCGGAAATACTTTATCTGGCCCAATACCGGTGGGAGGATTACCGTACTCACCCAGAATAAAAAAGAAAACACCCTTGAAGTAGTCGTCATATGATTGGGATAGATTAGCTTCCTCTACATTCCCTACCTTTGCCTCCTTCTACTCCAACGAATGTCTAGTAAGCTATGGCCAAAACTTTACCTGCGGGTTTCTTTCGTGATATTGGGGAAATTACAACCCTGGTAAAAAACCACTACGGGCTCACCGTCACGGCCCGCCCCCTCGCCGGTGAAGTCGATCTCAACTTCTACCTCCAGACCCCGGCGGGGGAGGAGTATACCCTCAAAATCAGCCGCCCCGGGGAGTCACGGGCCACGCTGGAGTTTCAGGCCGCCATCTTGGAGCATCTCAGCAGGCAAACCCTCCCTTGGCCAGTGCCACGGATGGTTCCCAGTCTATCCGGCAAGTACCTGCTGGAAATGAAGGACAAAGAGGGCCGCGTCCACTTCGTCCGCTTGCAATCCTGGGTCAGCGGTCGCTTGTTAGACGAGATCAATCCCCGCAGCCCGGAACTGCTCCAGCAATGGGGAGCTGCCTGCGGTCACCTGAATCTTGCCCTGGCGGATTTCGATCATCCAGAGGCACACCGTTTCTACAAGTGGGACCCTAGTCAGACCTTGTTCTCCCGGCAACATCTGCCCCTTTTTGCTACCCCGGCGCAGCAAGAGATCGCCAACTACTTTTGGGATCGGTTCGAAAAAATCGTCCAACCCCAA is a window from the Lewinella sp. LCG006 genome containing:
- a CDS encoding sensor histidine kinase, whose amino-acid sequence is MKFGLVLALMGISTLALMGVQVYWLKEQYQQQQHALYRDAQKGIGALNQELNRRNSFVSQLQDQNTYDFQTWSADSSRLFIFASNVSDQLPHPDTTLQLKRKKEAQALADQVLQSTSTAPGIFETILLRSVQQCSTCEPDQSLGDRYPIDQLLAEKLKEEGVHLPFVAGLYQQGTSVWKHLYPTSSAVDTMRLAASPLNLLLMGQEEALYVYFPGQRVWIFKQLWLQLLVSVLLVMIIFGSFYYAWRIINRQKKLSEMKNDFINNMTHEFKTPIATIAFAVANINNEQIIADPDLVRQFTGIIKNENQRLNSQVEKVMNAALTDEKALALNWEATALYPLFSTLAAAAKLRIEENGGHLQLEINDIKGVTWLTDPFHLANVINNLLDNAIKYAGAAPPNVLLKATCQQEELHIAIKDSGIGISKEDLPMVFDKFYRAPTGDLHNVKGFGLGLSYVEEIIRRLGGSVNVKSVLGKGSVFSVVVPQKQA
- a CDS encoding response regulator transcription factor — its product is MIKARILVAEDDPNFGLVMKSYLSLQQYDVTLCEDGNKALSVLQHQDFDLCILDVMMPFCDGFTVAQRIQKSGRKMPVVFLTAKALKEDQIKGYRLGAIDYLIKPFDPDILLLKVQAILRLPGGEEDPTIQYRIGPFVFNPHLRQLRNDETQWKLSPKENSLLELLCQKKGTVLLREEALLKIWGEESFFTGQSMNVYITKLRNYFRTASEHPVSIENLHSKGFMLTPAAEAEEG
- a CDS encoding DUF6770 family protein, which encodes MNKILPTFCVLFLLIAFIPQLVAQNLTIPGISEITSGNVGYIQKENKTEAYYFLSITGERTSKDDELMDHLLTIVDVNLHPILHYSIRLGEKSFIKGIAQQDDHFGIVFADEEEERQWLEILDRAGNKLRSTELVFPNYNENKIPEDHHLTEQAPIAGVMGGFIVHQHTAPNFRIKGWREHQVLFFSLEDPAKDWASSKTQLEDRDYWGGHLWSNDTLVLSNQIGQGFNRIGNYTVIQSQVLAHDLRTGELLFTYNIRSANEAPRLAWATDDGFAVVGLVYGGENKAQLVSNSYSVYEARFNTTGRHLKTYTMDYYRDLPALIGKEIQDEKAGIEGIGYLYFHQINRLPNGQLILNLESFDLEFRGHINDGLVCIMESDLTLKSVERIPKKPHGVFYNINARKIEYRMTTHPTSWEKPYAIDHGHGNYLVPSKVKKINEPFEPVPRLSNKYFDFIFQTIDDTGVVTFSYFDQEKTDESKTNIRLVSLANEEFSEQEIALPHGERKYFIWPNTGGRITVLTQNKKENTLEVVVI